A region of Phalacrocorax carbo chromosome 9, bPhaCar2.1, whole genome shotgun sequence DNA encodes the following proteins:
- the ATXN3 gene encoding ataxin-3 isoform X1, translated as MESIFHERQEGSLCAQHCLNNLLQGEYFSPVELSSIAQQLDEEERMRMAEGGVSSEEYRTFLQQPSVNMDDSGFFSIQVISNALKVWGLELILFNSPEYQRLGIDPINEKSFICNYKEHWFTVRKLGKQWFNLNSLLMGPELISDTYLALFLAQLQQEGYSIFVVKGDLPDCEADQLLQMIRVQQMQRPKLIGEETAQSRDQRLPRSDVDQAIEVNHPFDGTGMLDEDEENFQRALALSRQEIDMEDEEADLRRAIQLSMQGSRRSEFSVSLPQNVPQSPRTSQTGSLSSEELRKRRQAYFEKQQQQLQQQDQTPSLHYKPTLSSSTPEADPGGDMSEEDMLQAAMNMSLESVRNHLNTEEEK; from the exons ATGGAGTCGATCTTCCACGAGCGG CAAGAAGGCTCGTTGTGTGCTCAGCACTGCCTGAATAATTTGCTACAAGGGGAATATTTTAGTCCTGTTGAGTTATCATCTATTGCACAGCAGTTGGATGAGGAAGAAAGAatgcgaatggcagaaggaggAGTGTCTAGTGAAGAATACAGAACATTTTTACAG CAGCCTTCTGTAAACATGGATGATAGTGGATTCTTCTCAATTCAA GTTATAAGCAATGCCTTGAAAGTTTGGGGTTTAGAACTAATCCTCTTCAACAGTCCAGAGTATCAGAGGCTTGGGATCGACCCTAT aaatgaaaaatcatttatttgtaattatAAGGAACACTGGTTTACAGTTCGAAAGTTAGGAAAACAG TGGTTTAACTTGAACTCTCTCTTGATGGGTCCAGAACTAATATCAGATACATATCTTGCACTTTTCTTGGCTCAATTACAACAGGAAG gtTATTCCATATTTGTAGTAAAAGGTGACCTGCCAGACTGTGAGGCTGATCAGCTATTGCAGATGATTCGGGTACAACAGATGCAGCGACCAAAACTCATTGGAGAAGAGACAGCACAGTCAAGAGATCAGAG GCTACCCAGAAGTGATGTGGACCAAGCAATAGAAGTTAACCATCCTTTTGATGGAACAGGCATGTTAGATGAAGATGAAGAGAATTTTCAGAGAGCCCTGGCTCTAAGTAGGCAGGAAATTGATATGGAGGATGAAGAAGCTGATCTTCGCAGAGCCATTCAACTCAGCATGCAAG GTAGTCGTCGAAGCGAGTTCTCGGTCTCATTACCACAGAATGTTCCTCAGTCGCCTCGCACCAGTCAGACAGGCTCCCTTTCTTCCGAAGAGCTGCGAAAGAGAAGACAAGCgtattttgaaaa GCAGCAACAACAGCTACAGCAGCAAGATCAGACCCCAAGCCTACATTATAAGCCAACTCTAAGCTCAAGCACTCCAGAAGCTGACCCAG gagGTGATATGAGTGAAGAAGACATGCTTCAAGCAGCCATGAATATGTCTCTGGAATCTGTTAGAAACCACTTGAatacagaagaggagaaatga
- the ATXN3 gene encoding ataxin-3 isoform X2 produces MESIFHERQEGSLCAQHCLNNLLQGEYFSPVELSSIAQQLDEEERMRMAEGGVSSEEYRTFLQQPSVNMDDSGFFSIQVISNALKVWGLELILFNSPEYQRLGIDPINEKSFICNYKEHWFTVRKLGKQWFNLNSLLMGPELISDTYLALFLAQLQQEVKGDLPDCEADQLLQMIRVQQMQRPKLIGEETAQSRDQRLPRSDVDQAIEVNHPFDGTGMLDEDEENFQRALALSRQEIDMEDEEADLRRAIQLSMQGSRRSEFSVSLPQNVPQSPRTSQTGSLSSEELRKRRQAYFEKQQQQLQQQDQTPSLHYKPTLSSSTPEADPGGDMSEEDMLQAAMNMSLESVRNHLNTEEEK; encoded by the exons ATGGAGTCGATCTTCCACGAGCGG CAAGAAGGCTCGTTGTGTGCTCAGCACTGCCTGAATAATTTGCTACAAGGGGAATATTTTAGTCCTGTTGAGTTATCATCTATTGCACAGCAGTTGGATGAGGAAGAAAGAatgcgaatggcagaaggaggAGTGTCTAGTGAAGAATACAGAACATTTTTACAG CAGCCTTCTGTAAACATGGATGATAGTGGATTCTTCTCAATTCAA GTTATAAGCAATGCCTTGAAAGTTTGGGGTTTAGAACTAATCCTCTTCAACAGTCCAGAGTATCAGAGGCTTGGGATCGACCCTAT aaatgaaaaatcatttatttgtaattatAAGGAACACTGGTTTACAGTTCGAAAGTTAGGAAAACAG TGGTTTAACTTGAACTCTCTCTTGATGGGTCCAGAACTAATATCAGATACATATCTTGCACTTTTCTTGGCTCAATTACAACAGGAAG TAAAAGGTGACCTGCCAGACTGTGAGGCTGATCAGCTATTGCAGATGATTCGGGTACAACAGATGCAGCGACCAAAACTCATTGGAGAAGAGACAGCACAGTCAAGAGATCAGAG GCTACCCAGAAGTGATGTGGACCAAGCAATAGAAGTTAACCATCCTTTTGATGGAACAGGCATGTTAGATGAAGATGAAGAGAATTTTCAGAGAGCCCTGGCTCTAAGTAGGCAGGAAATTGATATGGAGGATGAAGAAGCTGATCTTCGCAGAGCCATTCAACTCAGCATGCAAG GTAGTCGTCGAAGCGAGTTCTCGGTCTCATTACCACAGAATGTTCCTCAGTCGCCTCGCACCAGTCAGACAGGCTCCCTTTCTTCCGAAGAGCTGCGAAAGAGAAGACAAGCgtattttgaaaa GCAGCAACAACAGCTACAGCAGCAAGATCAGACCCCAAGCCTACATTATAAGCCAACTCTAAGCTCAAGCACTCCAGAAGCTGACCCAG gagGTGATATGAGTGAAGAAGACATGCTTCAAGCAGCCATGAATATGTCTCTGGAATCTGTTAGAAACCACTTGAatacagaagaggagaaatga
- the NDUFB1 gene encoding NADH dehydrogenase [ubiquinone] 1 beta subcomplex subunit 1, protein MVNFAQAVRDHWVHILVPLGFVIGCYLDRKNDEKLSAFRNKSLLYRRELKPGEEATWK, encoded by the exons ATGGTGAATTTCGCCCAAGCTGTGCGTGACCACTGGGTTCACATCCTTGTTCCCTTAGGATTTGTGATTGGATGCTATTTGGACAGAAAGAATGATGAAAAACTGTCTGCCTTCAGAAACAAGAGTTTGTTATATAGAAG AGAGTTGAAGCCCGGTGAAGAAGCTACATGGAAATaa